A window of the Trichoderma asperellum chromosome 4, complete sequence genome harbors these coding sequences:
- a CDS encoding uncharacterized protein (TransMembrane:6 (i36-55o75-94i101-121o133-157i169-190o196-217i)): MHEMREVLALERQTGTAPWIECFSSRSKVPKTRYRTFLGMGIHFLQQWTGINYFFYYGTTVFSSAKINDPFMTQLILGAVNVCTTFLAVYLVDWWGRRRPLICGAVWQAAWLLVFASIGIVDNHPSPTFSIVMIISACMFIASFAATWGPIAWVVMGETFALRTRAKQAALATASNWLGNFLIGLLTPYADYSISYYFGFILAGANIFAALLVWFYLYESTLLSLESVDIMYSINDLAPWESARWVPPGYVTRRERDEQHFRRMSISTAADMSSLTQEMVDMANKEVIANPKAAVV; this comes from the exons ATGCATGAAATGAGAGAAGTTTTGGCTTTGGAACGCCAAACCGGTACTGCACCATGGATTGAGTGCTTCTCATCCAGATCCAAAGTCCCCAAAACACGCTATCGTACCTTTCTGGGCATGGGCATTCACTTTTTACAGCAGTGGACGGGCATTAATTACTTCTTCTACTATGGCACCACAGTCTTTTCATCTGCCAAAATTAATGACCCTTTCATGACTCAGCTTATCCTTGGAGCTGTCAATGTTTGTACGACATTTCTCGCTGTCTATTTGGTCGATTGGTGGGGCCGTCGACGTCCCCTTATTTGCGGTGCAGTGTGGCAAGCCGCTTGGCTGTTGGTATTTGCTTCCATAGGCATCGTGGACAATCACCCCTCACCCACATTCAGCATCGTCATGATTATCTCTGCTTGCATGTTCATTGCCTCTTTTGCAGCAACTTGGGGTCCCATTGCTTGGGTAGTCATGGGTGAAACGTTCGCTCTTCGGACACGCGCGAAACAAGCTGCGCTTGCCACAGCCTCCAACTGGCTCGGTAACT TTTTGATCGGGCTGCTCACTCCATACGCTGATTATAGCATATCGTACTATTTCGGGTTTATTCTAGCCGGCGCCAATATCTTCGCCGCATTACTGGTCTGGTTCTACTTGTACGAGTCGACGCTACTGAGTTTAGAGAGCGTGGATATCATGTACAGTATCAACGATCTTGCACCATGGGAGAGCGCCCGCTGGGTTCCACCTGGATACGTCACGCGTCGGGAACGAGACGAGCAACATTTCCGGAGAATGAGCATTTCCACCGCTGCGGATATGTCTAGCCTCACTCAGGAAATGGTGGACATGGCGAACAAAGAAGTCATTGCGAATCCCAAAGCAGCGGTCGTTTAA